The segment TCGATAACGGTACCCTGACCGAACTGGATAATTTCATTGACCAGAAGTTTGGTCCGCCCCATCTCAACCTTAACTTCAAGGGGGATGTCCAGAATACGTTTCAGACTTTGCTCAGCCATTTATATAAACTCCACTAAAAATCTTAATTAACTGGGGGCAGGATACAGCAAAAATCCGCAAACAACCAGCAAAAGCCCGGCTCTTTAATTTCAGGACCTTACTTGACCCGCTCCACTATAGGTCCGCCATCCTTTTGTGGTTGCAAAGCCAGAATACCGTCCGCGCTTTCAGAAAACAGATCCAGCGGATGATGACTGATAACCAGCACCTGAAAACCCAGCCGCTCGGCAATGGTCCTGATCAGCTCCATAAATCCGGGCACAAGGTCAGGACGGAGCCAGCAGTCCTGCTCATCCAGCACCAGAAAAGGTCGATGCGCTTCAGGATTTAGCCTCGACAAAGCGATGAGCCGCAACCCCACGGACAAAATATTACACACCGAACCGCCCTGCCCGACCATAATATCTTCTTCGCCGCCCTGATTCATAATCTGGAAATCGACCTGCAATTTCTTATCGCGGATAGATGCAACGGCCTTAACTTCGCGATCCTGTCCCAGAATTTCACGGATGGCATGAGTCAGATTGGTCTCCAGTTCGCTCAGCAGTTCGCCAAACAGAGCCGTAGAAAGCTCTTCCAGCCGCTCAGCCGCACCCGGTGCCAGCTCTAAAAAGTCATCGATTTTACGCCCGTCTTCACGCAAGGATAGCCAATCGTCCAAACGTGACGAAGCCTTAGCGCTTAAACGGTCAGCTCTACGTTCTAGAGATTCAAGAGTAGGAATATCTGTCATGAATGCCTCCGGCGGCTCTCCGAGGGCCAAAGAAACTTTTTGGAAAAAGTTTCTCTGGACTCTCCAAAAACTTTTAGTAGGGCTTCGCCGTTTTTATTTGCACAATTTTCCATTACCAAAGAGATTAAAACTATCAAAAGGTTTTGGGATTCTTAAACCCTTTTGCAAAAGGGTTTAAGCCGCCGGAGGCATTCTTACCCCTGCTCTAGATTATCCAAGCCCTCTTTAATCGACATGATGTGCGCACGGTATTCGGTGACCAGCCGTGCGTTTTCGGACTTTTTTTCTTCCAGCAGCTTGGCAAGCTCCTGCGGGTCGCTAGTTCCGTACTGCGCTTTGGCTTCTTCTTCGAGAGAGGCAAGCTGGCTGGTGGTACTGGCTAATTCCTGCTCAGTACGGATTTTCTTATCATGCAACCATTTATGTTGCTCTTTGAGTAGATTCAATTCCTGCTCAAGACCGTTAGCGGGCTGATTTGCACCGTTATTCATTGCCATCGGTAACCTCCGTATACAATTCCCAGATGAGCGTGCTTTCCGGCTCTTCCGGGTCAATATTATCTGTTAAAAACTGCTTCAAGCCCTCGCCCTCATGGGTCCTTTTCCATGCCAGCCGCTCAAGGCCCTGTAAAAATTTTGATTCCGCTGCTTCCGCATCTTCAGCTTCAGGTAAAAATTCCTGATTCGGGAATACCTCATAAAAATAGCGGTGTGGGATTTCCCATTTTTCAAGATCCTCGCACTCCGGGGTCCAGATTGCTCCCTGCGGTTTACGCTCAAGGGCCAACCGGGAAAAAACCAGCCGGGTGATGTTACCGGGGTTGGCCCACGTGGTCATGCCTTTGGTGATCGATTCACGCGGGCGATGGATATGCCCGTTGATAATCCAATCTATGCCCGATTTTTCTTTAATGGCATGCTGTTTTTTCTCGCACTCAGGAAAAGAAATATTGTGATGGGTCACCCAGACCACTTTAATATATTTGCCATCTTCGCGCTCAAATTCCTTGGGAATGGGAGTGGAATCAGGAGAAGCACCGACCAGCACCAGCCCTTGCGGAGTTTGCAGCTCAAAGGCCGGACCCTGCTCACTCACCATCCGGATTACACCTGCGGCATCAAGTACTGCCATGGAAACATCCGGGGTGAATCGGGCCTGATATTTATCATGATTACCCACCAGCACGAACGGTTTGTACTGCGCGAACAACCCGATCATATCCACCAGCAGGGAATTGCCGTTATCACGCGGCCAATGAAAGAGGTCACCAAGAATAAGCGGGACCATATCCAGCTCTTCCGCACGCTTGAAACAGGCTTCAAGCTTATCCAGCACATCTGCCGCAAAATCACCCAGCCGCTGCCCCGGAGGAGTGGAGGCAATATGCGGGTCCCCGATCAGGAAAAGCCCTTTAGCTTCAACTTTTTCAAGACTCATGGCTGTCCCCGATCATTTTCTGCGCATCCAGATCTCCGCCGCAGAGCGGACAATTGCCGATCTCAGTAAGCCGCACTTCAATACGTTCCTTAAGCTCTGTTTCAGACTGCTCCAGCTCATGCAAATTCTTTTGCGCATCCGCCTGCGCTTTTCGTAAAGAAGAAAGATTGTCCATAACCTGCATAAGCGGCGAAAAATCATGAAGTTCCGGCGGATCATCCAAGGGAGCCAAAACATCTACCCTGCGTGAAATATTCTCCCGAAAAGCATGGCTGCGGGTCAGGTTGCTGATGGTTGCAGAAAGAACCGAAAGGTCTTCCAGATCTGGCGGAGAAGCGAGTGGTTCCAAAATCTTACGCCGTACGGACTGATTTTTTTCTGCGAAAGACAATTGGTTTTGCTGCGCTAGGTCCGATTCCAACTGCTGTACCGGAAAAAGTTCCGGCGGTACTTCCAACCTATCCAAAGACTCAGATCTTGCTTTAAGACTTACCCCGTGGACACGTAGATTCTGCATGCCCGAAACGATCCGTTCCAGCGGACCGGAAGGGAACAACTCCGGTGCTTCCCGCAATTCCGACAACTCTTTTTCCCGCGCGCTGAGGCTGGCTTTATAGTTTTCAAGCTCGCCTTTACGCTGCAAAACTCCTTCAACCGCCGGGATTTCCTTCTCCAGAATATCCATCTGCCCTTTGAGTTCGCGGGCCGTTTCCAGTTCCAGATTCACATCCGGCAGGGTTTGCAATTCATCCAGCTCTACGCGAATTTCATCCAGCTTCTGCTGTTGAAATTTCTTTTCACGCTTAGCAGCCCGGACCCGATTTTTAAGTTCCGTCTGCATAGCCAGCAGATGCGAAGCCTCAGATGATGACGCAAAGAACTGGGCCGCAACGGACGATGGCTGATCAAGCAGAAAAATAGGATTGCGCTGATTACCGATGTGCACGTCCAGCGATTTACCGCCTTCCAGCGGAACCTGATTGAGCCTTAAAATATTCAGAATATCTTCCGGGGTGTTGCGCCCGAATTTGGCATAGACTTCCCATTCTTCTTCGCCGGGACGCAGCACTTCGTACCAGGCAGTAGCCTTCTTACGAATCCACGCCACACGCACGCCGTCGTCCATTTCCAGCTCAACACGGGCTTTCTTGGCTCCGTGACGAATAAAATGTTTGGGCAACGGGTTGGTAGCAATGCAGCGCAAAGCCTCAACAACGGAAGATTTACCGCTGTTGTTAGGACCGGTCAGCACGGTCATGCCCGGACCGAGTTCAATCTCAGTTTCCGCATGGGCTAAGAAATTTTCTAGAAGAATTTTTTTGATCAATGTGCCTCCGGCGGCTGGGGAAGGGGAGAAAAAACTTTGCTAACGCCCAAAGATTTTCTCTCCCCTTCCCCAGACCCCATCCCCTCTCTTTCAAAGACGTTTTAGTTAAGCTTCTGGCCTTTTCGAAAAAGAGGCTTTCAAAATTTGTTCTGGTAATTCTTTACCTATGGATGATCTACTTGGCAATGAATGGACAATACTCAACAGCAGATTCAGTCAGAGAATTATCTTTCTCAAATAGAATCACCGGAGCTTCCATAATCAAGCCCGGCTTGCCGCCCTTCACAGCTTCAAGCATCACCACTTTGGACGGCGCATCTATACGCCCGTGAATAAATTTCATGCGCTTAGGTTCCAGCTTATGGCGGGTGAAAGAGTTAACCAATTCGGTCAGCCGTTCGGCTAGAAAAACAAAGCAGACCCTGCCCCGATTACGGACCATGCGTGAGGCCGTAGCGACAAACGCATCAAGATCACAATCAACCTCGAAGCGGGCCTTGTTGCGGGAATCGTCCGGGCATGCTTTGCCCCTGCCCTCGCTGCGGTAAGGCGGGTTGGAAACAACCAGATCGTAACTCCCGGCGGGCGCAAAGTCCGGCTCACAGACATTGCCCTGTACGATGCCGATTTCTTCAGCAAAACCCAGCCGCCGCACGTTCTCTCCAGCAGCCGCAACCATTTCCGGGTTGATTTCCAGTCCGGTGATAGTCAGCCCCTTATCCGGGTGGAACAGCATGATGCCTAACGGTATAACCCCGCTTCCGGTACCGAGATCGAGAATTCGGGCATTCTTCGGAACAGAGACGAAGCTGCTGATTAAAAGAGAATCAGTAGAAAATCGAAAGCCAGTTTCAGGCTGCACAAGTCCACGGGGAAAATATTTTCTTGATTCTTCAGACATATTTTTTACAGCGCAAAATTGTGCGAAACAAAGCGGCGAAGCCCTAACAAAAGTTTTTGAAGAGTCCAGAGAAACTTTTTTCAAAAAGTTTCTTTGGCCCTCGGAGAGCCGCCGGAGGCCT is part of the Desulfovibrio sp. JC022 genome and harbors:
- a CDS encoding metallophosphoesterase, giving the protein MSLEKVEAKGLFLIGDPHIASTPPGQRLGDFAADVLDKLEACFKRAEELDMVPLILGDLFHWPRDNGNSLLVDMIGLFAQYKPFVLVGNHDKYQARFTPDVSMAVLDAAGVIRMVSEQGPAFELQTPQGLVLVGASPDSTPIPKEFEREDGKYIKVVWVTHHNISFPECEKKQHAIKEKSGIDWIINGHIHRPRESITKGMTTWANPGNITRLVFSRLALERKPQGAIWTPECEDLEKWEIPHRYFYEVFPNQEFLPEAEDAEAAESKFLQGLERLAWKRTHEGEGLKQFLTDNIDPEEPESTLIWELYTEVTDGNE
- a CDS encoding AAA family ATPase; its protein translation is MIKKILLENFLAHAETEIELGPGMTVLTGPNNSGKSSVVEALRCIATNPLPKHFIRHGAKKARVELEMDDGVRVAWIRKKATAWYEVLRPGEEEWEVYAKFGRNTPEDILNILRLNQVPLEGGKSLDVHIGNQRNPIFLLDQPSSVAAQFFASSSEASHLLAMQTELKNRVRAAKREKKFQQQKLDEIRVELDELQTLPDVNLELETARELKGQMDILEKEIPAVEGVLQRKGELENYKASLSAREKELSELREAPELFPSGPLERIVSGMQNLRVHGVSLKARSESLDRLEVPPELFPVQQLESDLAQQNQLSFAEKNQSVRRKILEPLASPPDLEDLSVLSATISNLTRSHAFRENISRRVDVLAPLDDPPELHDFSPLMQVMDNLSSLRKAQADAQKNLHELEQSETELKERIEVRLTEIGNCPLCGGDLDAQKMIGDSHES
- a CDS encoding tRNA1(Val) (adenine(37)-N6)-methyltransferase: MSEESRKYFPRGLVQPETGFRFSTDSLLISSFVSVPKNARILDLGTGSGVIPLGIMLFHPDKGLTITGLEINPEMVAAAGENVRRLGFAEEIGIVQGNVCEPDFAPAGSYDLVVSNPPYRSEGRGKACPDDSRNKARFEVDCDLDAFVATASRMVRNRGRVCFVFLAERLTELVNSFTRHKLEPKRMKFIHGRIDAPSKVVMLEAVKGGKPGLIMEAPVILFEKDNSLTESAVEYCPFIAK